A stretch of Halocalculus aciditolerans DNA encodes these proteins:
- a CDS encoding DUF6653 family protein, translating into MDSASARASSSERGVSGVWARHSNPKSGWSRALAWPVLVAALYCRKPWLGVATVGFLLLNPVLFPAPAEGEDAWMRRVVEAEEAWLASGETGLFGWPNVLNLVNLGCFVVALYGAWKRRPVATAVGTVGVMAAKFAFVAALVRRYAAS; encoded by the coding sequence ATGGACAGTGCGAGCGCGAGGGCGAGTTCGAGTGAGCGCGGTGTCTCGGGGGTGTGGGCGCGGCATTCGAACCCGAAGAGCGGGTGGTCGCGGGCGCTGGCGTGGCCGGTGTTGGTGGCGGCGCTCTACTGCCGGAAGCCGTGGCTGGGCGTCGCCACAGTGGGTTTCCTCCTCCTGAATCCGGTGTTGTTCCCGGCTCCGGCGGAGGGCGAGGACGCGTGGATGCGTCGAGTGGTGGAAGCGGAGGAAGCGTGGCTGGCGTCAGGGGAGACCGGTCTCTTCGGGTGGCCGAACGTTTTGAACCTCGTCAATCTCGGGTGTTTCGTCGTTGCGCTCTACGGGGCGTGGAAGCGGCGGCCGGTGGCGACGGCGGTCGGGACGGTCGGCGTGATGGCGGCGAAGTTCGCGTTCGTCGCGGCGCTGGTTCGGCGGTACGCGGCGTCGTGA
- the eif1A gene encoding translation initiation factor eIF-1A, which produces MSDDESGGRRNLRMPEDDEVFAEVTNMLGANRVEVRCADGTERTARIPGRMQKRIWIREGDIVLVEPWDWQDEKGDITWRYEKSEADQLREEGHIQ; this is translated from the coding sequence ATGAGCGACGACGAATCGGGCGGCCGTCGAAATCTCCGGATGCCCGAGGACGACGAGGTGTTCGCCGAGGTGACGAACATGCTCGGCGCGAACCGCGTGGAAGTACGGTGTGCGGACGGCACAGAGCGGACGGCGCGAATTCCGGGTCGGATGCAGAAGCGCATCTGGATCCGGGAGGGCGACATCGTGCTCGTGGAGCCGTGGGACTGGCAGGACGAGAAGGGGGACATCACGTGGCGGTACGAGAAGTCGGAGGCGGACCAGCTCCGCGAGGAGGGCCACATCCAGTGA
- the pheA gene encoding prephenate dehydratase yields the protein MQVVTLGPSGTYSHRAAKSIADDADIDFRESVHAIVGAVSAGDADRGVVPIENSIEGSVTETLDTLAEEDVAVVKEVVTPIRHALLSQTESVKTVASHSQALAQCRDYIETNYPDADVQAVASTARGVELARENEGVAGIGHPDNAGDDLLVLGEDIQDQPSNATRFFVVAPPEDRSEAGGKSSFVVYPNANYPGLLLELLTPFADRDVNLSRVESRPSGERLGDYVFHVDVDAGLYEDRTQAAVAEIEALAESGWVRTLGSYDVTHVV from the coding sequence ATGCAGGTCGTGACGCTGGGGCCCTCGGGGACGTACTCGCATCGCGCAGCGAAATCCATCGCCGACGACGCGGACATCGACTTCCGGGAGTCCGTGCACGCGATTGTGGGGGCGGTGAGCGCGGGGGACGCCGACCGGGGCGTCGTCCCCATCGAGAACTCCATCGAGGGGTCGGTGACGGAGACGCTCGACACGCTCGCCGAGGAGGACGTGGCGGTCGTGAAGGAAGTCGTGACGCCGATTCGGCACGCGCTCCTCTCGCAGACGGAGTCGGTGAAGACGGTCGCATCGCACAGTCAGGCGCTCGCGCAGTGCCGAGACTACATCGAGACGAACTATCCGGACGCGGACGTGCAGGCGGTGGCGTCGACGGCGCGCGGCGTCGAACTCGCGCGGGAGAACGAGGGCGTCGCGGGAATCGGCCACCCGGACAACGCCGGCGACGACCTGCTCGTGCTCGGCGAGGACATCCAGGACCAGCCCTCGAACGCGACGCGGTTCTTCGTCGTCGCACCCCCAGAGGACCGCTCGGAGGCGGGCGGAAAGTCGAGTTTCGTCGTCTACCCGAACGCGAACTACCCGGGGCTCCTCCTGGAACTCCTCACGCCGTTCGCGGACCGCGACGTGAACCTCTCTAGAGTGGAGTCCCGGCCGAGCGGCGAGCGTCTCGGCGACTACGTCTTCCACGTCGACGTCGACGCCGGCCTCTACGAGGACCGCACGCAGGCCGCCGTCGCCGAGATCGAAGCGCTCGCGGAGTCCGGATGGGTGCGGACGCTCGGCTCCTACGACGTCACGCACGTCGTCTAA
- the rio1 gene encoding serine/threonine-protein kinase Rio1 yields the protein MTEENPLVESVGEGETAGDEWEDIDVSDTEADRIARKRDREFSEFRKRLKDADQLKLDDSAFDDATYAAIYKLVQDGHVSAIGRPISTGKEANVYEAAADGGERDVAMKVYRVNASSFRQMRDYLEGDPRFEGLRGDKKAVVLAWTRKEYANLKRAQDAGVPVPDPIAVQRNVLVMELLGEEDDAAPTLHDVHLENPETAYENVREYMRRLFRAGLVHGDLSEYNLLVWEGEIFVIDVGQAVTVHHGNADDFLERDCRNVANFFARQGVDVDADDLYDYVTEPIADDDAA from the coding sequence ATGACGGAGGAGAACCCGTTAGTCGAATCCGTCGGGGAGGGCGAGACCGCGGGCGACGAGTGGGAGGACATCGACGTTTCTGACACCGAGGCGGACCGCATCGCGCGGAAGCGCGACCGCGAGTTCTCGGAGTTCCGCAAGCGCCTGAAGGACGCGGACCAGTTGAAGCTGGACGACAGCGCGTTCGACGACGCGACGTACGCGGCCATCTACAAGCTCGTGCAGGACGGGCACGTTTCCGCCATCGGCCGGCCGATTTCGACGGGGAAGGAGGCGAACGTCTACGAGGCCGCGGCGGACGGCGGCGAGCGCGACGTCGCGATGAAGGTCTACCGGGTGAACGCGTCGAGCTTCCGGCAGATGCGGGACTACCTGGAGGGCGACCCGCGCTTCGAGGGGTTGCGCGGGGACAAGAAGGCGGTCGTGTTGGCGTGGACGCGGAAGGAGTACGCGAACCTGAAGCGCGCGCAGGACGCGGGCGTGCCGGTGCCGGACCCCATCGCGGTGCAGCGGAACGTCCTCGTGATGGAGCTCCTCGGCGAGGAGGACGACGCCGCGCCGACGCTCCACGACGTCCATCTTGAGAACCCCGAGACGGCGTACGAGAACGTCCGCGAGTACATGCGGCGGCTCTTCCGCGCGGGCCTCGTCCACGGCGACCTCTCCGAGTACAACCTCCTCGTCTGGGAGGGCGAGATTTTCGTCATCGACGTCGGGCAGGCGGTGACGGTTCACCACGGGAACGCGGACGACTTCCTGGAGCGCGACTGCCGGAACGTCGCGAACTTCTTCGCGCGACAGGGCGTCGACGTCGACGCGGACGACCTCTACGACTACGTCACCGAGCCAATCGCGGACGACGACGCGGCCTGA
- the pdhA gene encoding pyruvate dehydrogenase (acetyl-transferring) E1 component subunit alpha yields MTRNLFDRAPDDQYRILDTDGRVVDGASVPDLSDEEFVELYEYMKLARHFDQRAVSLQRQGRMGTYPPLSGQEGAQVGSALALRDEDWLIPSYREHAAALVHGQPLKDTLLYWMGNEAGSEIPEDVNVFTPAVPIASQIPHATGLAWAAKLKGDDAAFLGYFGDGATSEGDFHEGLNFAGVFNTPNVFFCNNNQWAISVPRERQTAAKTIAQKATAYGFEGIQIDGMDPLAVYKATTEALEKARNPQEGEMRPTLIEAVQYRFGAHTTADDPTVYREEGEVEEWKAKDPIPRLEKFLRNTGRLDDERVADIETAVEERVADAIADAESEPRPEPSEIFDNVYAEKPPRLQEQEEWFEQVREKYGDDAMLED; encoded by the coding sequence GTGACACGGAACCTCTTCGACCGCGCCCCGGACGACCAGTACCGTATCCTCGACACGGACGGTCGCGTCGTCGACGGCGCGAGCGTGCCCGACCTCTCCGACGAGGAGTTCGTCGAGCTGTACGAGTACATGAAGCTCGCGCGGCACTTCGACCAGCGCGCGGTGAGCCTCCAGCGACAGGGGCGCATGGGGACGTACCCGCCGCTCTCCGGCCAGGAAGGCGCGCAGGTCGGCTCCGCGCTCGCGCTCCGCGACGAGGACTGGCTCATTCCGAGCTACCGCGAGCACGCCGCCGCGCTCGTCCACGGGCAGCCGCTGAAAGACACTCTCCTCTACTGGATGGGGAACGAGGCCGGGAGCGAGATTCCCGAGGACGTGAACGTCTTCACCCCCGCAGTCCCCATCGCGAGCCAGATTCCGCACGCGACCGGGCTCGCGTGGGCGGCGAAGCTCAAGGGCGACGACGCCGCCTTCCTCGGCTACTTCGGGGACGGCGCGACGAGCGAAGGCGACTTCCACGAGGGGTTGAACTTCGCGGGCGTCTTCAACACGCCGAACGTCTTCTTCTGCAACAACAACCAGTGGGCCATCTCGGTCCCCCGCGAGCGACAGACCGCCGCGAAGACCATCGCGCAGAAGGCGACGGCGTACGGCTTCGAGGGCATCCAGATCGACGGGATGGACCCGCTCGCCGTCTACAAGGCGACGACGGAAGCGCTCGAGAAAGCCCGGAACCCCCAGGAAGGCGAGATGCGGCCGACCCTCATTGAAGCCGTCCAGTACCGCTTCGGCGCGCACACCACCGCGGACGACCCGACGGTCTACCGCGAGGAGGGCGAAGTCGAGGAGTGGAAGGCGAAAGACCCGATTCCGCGCTTAGAGAAGTTCCTCCGGAACACCGGCCGGCTCGACGACGAGCGAGTCGCGGACATCGAGACTGCGGTCGAGGAGCGCGTCGCCGACGCCATCGCGGACGCGGAGTCCGAGCCGCGCCCCGAGCCGTCGGAGATTTTCGACAACGTCTACGCGGAGAAACCACCGCGCCTGCAGGAGCAAGAGGAGTGGTTCGAGCAGGTGCGTGAGAAGTACGGCGACGACGCGATGCTGGAGGACTAA
- a CDS encoding MFS transporter yields MRELLRYPDFRRLFVGRLVTNMGDSVYSVAAMWLVYSLSGSMLYTGLAGALTMGPSALQVFVGPLVDRWSLRRTLVATQAAQAVLVLVIPAAHVLGALSAELVLVVMPVVAMLNQFVYPAQNAALPRIVEEDELTAANSAFSLAYQGVDMALNGVAGLLVVAVGAVALYALDSLTFVVAVACFAGLRVPPVTDDGDDDPASYLDDLREGIGFVRGTVIARLFGASIMANALLGVTWAVLPAFADARGGAGTYGFLLAGISAGTLLGALVATRFDGVPYGTLSIAGFALAAAAWFAALLAPATLAAVACFAVAFVPVGVTNVVSSTMIQRLVPDALLGRVMALLGSVGTAAMPLGSLLGGAGGDALGAATVMWVGGVGFLWIVAYVFAVPSLRRLGAPTAVETLSHQRDRHSTVVADGGE; encoded by the coding sequence ATGCGAGAGCTCCTCAGGTATCCGGATTTCCGGCGGCTCTTCGTGGGCCGGCTCGTCACGAACATGGGCGACAGCGTCTACTCGGTGGCGGCGATGTGGCTCGTCTACTCGCTCTCCGGGTCGATGCTCTACACCGGCCTCGCCGGCGCGCTCACGATGGGGCCGTCGGCGCTCCAGGTGTTCGTCGGCCCGCTCGTCGACCGGTGGTCGCTCCGCCGCACGCTCGTCGCGACGCAGGCCGCACAGGCCGTCCTCGTCCTCGTCATTCCCGCGGCGCACGTCCTCGGCGCGCTCTCCGCCGAGCTCGTCCTCGTCGTCATGCCGGTCGTGGCGATGCTCAATCAGTTCGTCTACCCCGCGCAGAACGCCGCGCTCCCCCGCATCGTCGAGGAGGACGAACTCACCGCCGCGAACTCCGCGTTCTCCCTCGCCTACCAGGGCGTCGATATGGCGCTGAACGGGGTCGCGGGCCTCCTCGTCGTCGCCGTCGGCGCGGTGGCGCTCTACGCGCTCGACTCCCTGACGTTCGTCGTCGCCGTCGCCTGCTTCGCCGGCCTCCGCGTCCCGCCGGTCACCGACGACGGGGACGACGACCCCGCCTCCTACCTCGACGACCTCCGGGAGGGCATCGGGTTCGTCCGCGGCACCGTCATCGCCCGGCTGTTCGGCGCGTCCATCATGGCGAACGCCCTCCTCGGCGTGACGTGGGCGGTCCTCCCGGCGTTCGCCGACGCGCGCGGCGGCGCGGGGACGTACGGCTTCCTCCTCGCCGGTATCTCCGCCGGAACGCTCCTCGGCGCGCTCGTCGCCACGCGCTTCGACGGCGTTCCCTACGGGACGCTCTCCATCGCCGGGTTCGCGCTCGCCGCCGCCGCGTGGTTCGCCGCGCTCCTCGCGCCCGCGACGCTCGCCGCCGTCGCCTGCTTCGCCGTCGCGTTCGTCCCCGTCGGCGTCACGAACGTCGTCTCCTCGACGATGATACAGCGCCTCGTTCCCGACGCCCTCCTCGGCCGCGTGATGGCGCTCCTCGGGAGCGTGGGCACCGCGGCGATGCCGCTCGGCTCCCTCCTCGGCGGCGCGGGCGGCGACGCCCTCGGCGCAGCTACCGTGATGTGGGTCGGCGGCGTCGGCTTCCTCTGGATCGTCGCGTACGTCTTCGCCGTCCCGAGCCTCCGCCGCCTCGGCGCGCCCACCGCCGTCGAGACGCTCTCGCACCAGCGCGACCGCCACTCCACGGTCGTCGCCGACGGCGGCGAGTAA
- a CDS encoding tyrosine--tRNA ligase, with protein MNAYELVTRNAAEVVTEDEVRALADDPDGKRAYVGYEPSGVLHIGHLLTANKLIDLQNAGFEVTVLLADVHAYLNDKGTFEEIQETANRMKEQFLAYGLDEESTEFRFGSEFQMDEEYVLDLHGVELETTLSRAERAMSEIKSGESVRVSQAVYPLMQALDIEYLDVDLAIGGMEQRKVHMLARDVLPKVDYDAPTCLHTPLIADLTSGEGKMSSSSGVSISMEDSTEELEEKVNSAFCPPTRDPEGDLENPVLQIFEYHVFPRFEEVVVERPEQYGGDLEYGDYESLAADLESGELHPADAKGALADYLDRLIAPGREKLAELRA; from the coding sequence ATGAACGCGTACGAGTTGGTCACGCGGAACGCGGCGGAAGTCGTGACCGAAGACGAAGTCCGAGCGCTGGCCGACGACCCCGACGGGAAGCGGGCGTACGTCGGCTACGAGCCCTCGGGCGTCCTCCACATCGGCCACCTCCTGACGGCGAACAAGCTCATCGACCTCCAGAACGCCGGCTTCGAGGTGACAGTGCTCCTCGCGGACGTCCACGCCTACCTCAACGACAAGGGGACGTTCGAGGAGATTCAGGAGACCGCGAATCGGATGAAGGAGCAGTTCCTCGCGTACGGCCTCGACGAGGAGTCCACGGAGTTCCGGTTCGGCTCGGAGTTCCAGATGGACGAGGAGTACGTCCTCGACCTCCACGGCGTCGAGCTGGAGACGACGCTGTCGCGGGCGGAACGCGCGATGAGCGAGATCAAGAGCGGCGAATCAGTACGGGTCTCGCAGGCGGTCTACCCGCTGATGCAGGCGCTCGACATCGAATACCTCGACGTCGACCTCGCGATCGGCGGGATGGAGCAACGGAAGGTCCACATGCTGGCGCGCGACGTCCTCCCGAAGGTCGACTACGACGCGCCGACCTGCCTCCACACGCCGCTCATCGCGGACCTCACCTCGGGCGAGGGGAAGATGAGCTCGTCGTCCGGCGTCTCCATCAGCATGGAGGACTCGACGGAGGAACTGGAAGAGAAGGTGAACTCGGCGTTCTGCCCGCCGACGCGGGATCCGGAGGGCGACCTGGAGAACCCGGTGCTCCAGATCTTCGAGTACCACGTCTTCCCGCGCTTCGAGGAGGTCGTGGTCGAGCGCCCCGAGCAGTACGGCGGGGACCTCGAGTACGGCGACTACGAGTCGCTCGCGGCGGACTTAGAGTCGGGCGAGCTCCATCCGGCGGACGCGAAGGGCGCGCTGGCGGACTACCTCGACCGCCTCATCGCGCCCGGCCGCGAGAAACTCGCGGAGCTGCGCGCGTAG
- a CDS encoding KH domain-containing protein, which yields MTQHVKIPQDRIGVLIGSGGETLRRIERTAEVSLDVDSENGSVAVEKAGDPIRALKGPDVVRAIGRGFDPDAALSLLDDDMRMFDTIDIERAARNDNDLRRKKGRLIGENGRTRQLIEELTGASVVIYGSTFGVIGQPQEVDIARSAAEMILDGAPHGSVYSFLERKHVEELKHQGMEYHEYSG from the coding sequence ATGACTCAACACGTCAAGATTCCGCAGGACCGAATCGGTGTCCTCATCGGTTCGGGTGGTGAGACGCTTCGCCGCATCGAGCGGACCGCGGAGGTCTCTCTGGACGTGGACTCGGAGAACGGCTCCGTCGCCGTCGAGAAGGCGGGCGACCCCATTCGCGCGCTGAAAGGGCCGGACGTCGTGCGCGCGATCGGTCGCGGCTTCGACCCGGACGCGGCGCTCTCCCTGCTGGACGACGACATGCGGATGTTCGATACGATCGACATCGAGCGGGCGGCGCGGAACGACAACGACCTGCGGCGGAAGAAGGGCCGGCTCATCGGTGAGAACGGGCGGACGCGTCAGCTCATCGAGGAGCTGACGGGCGCGAGCGTCGTCATCTACGGGTCGACGTTCGGCGTCATCGGTCAGCCGCAGGAGGTCGATATCGCGCGGTCGGCGGCGGAGATGATTCTCGACGGCGCGCCCCACGGCTCGGTGTATTCCTTCCTCGAACGGAAGCACGTGGAGGAGCTGAAACACCAGGGGATGGAGTACCACGAGTACTCGGGGTGA
- the lpdA gene encoding dihydrolipoyl dehydrogenase, giving the protein MVVGDVATGTELAVVGAGPGGYVAAIRAAQLGVDTTLIEKDELGGTCLNVGCIPSKALIHATNVGYEADTAEEMGIHADVKVDMEQMVDWKDGVVDQLTSGVEKLCKANGVNIVHGRAEFAGENRLRVAHGGEGQGSETIEFEQCVVATGSRPIEIPGFAYDDDPVLDSTQLLALEQVPRSLVVVGGGYIGMELSTILAKMGCDVTVVEMMDDILPGYEEDVKRVVRKRAEELGVDFYFGQAAKGWERADDAGIVVTTENEDGEESTFDAEKAFVAVGRQPVLDTLNLDAAGLEPNEQGRLETDHTGETNVDGIFAIGDVAPGPQLAHKASKEGQVVAEVVAGEPAAMDYQAVPAAVFTDPEIATVGLTQAEAEEEGFTPAVGKFPFSASGRALTTNDHEGFVRIVADGDSGFILGAQIVGPEASELIAELGLAVEMGATLEDIAATIHTHPTLSEGVMEAAEHALGHAIHTLNR; this is encoded by the coding sequence ATGGTCGTTGGAGACGTCGCAACCGGTACGGAACTCGCGGTCGTCGGCGCTGGCCCCGGTGGCTACGTGGCGGCGATTCGCGCGGCACAGCTCGGCGTGGACACCACGCTCATCGAGAAGGACGAACTCGGCGGCACCTGCCTGAACGTCGGGTGCATCCCGTCGAAGGCGCTCATCCACGCGACGAACGTCGGCTACGAGGCCGATACCGCGGAGGAGATGGGGATTCACGCGGACGTGAAAGTCGACATGGAGCAGATGGTCGACTGGAAGGACGGCGTGGTCGACCAGCTCACCTCCGGGGTCGAGAAGCTCTGTAAGGCGAACGGCGTGAACATCGTGCACGGCCGCGCGGAGTTCGCCGGGGAGAACAGGCTCCGCGTCGCGCACGGCGGTGAGGGGCAGGGCTCCGAGACCATCGAGTTCGAGCAGTGCGTCGTGGCGACGGGGTCGCGACCCATCGAGATTCCCGGGTTCGCGTACGACGACGACCCGGTTCTCGACTCGACGCAGCTGCTCGCCCTAGAGCAAGTCCCGCGGTCGCTCGTCGTCGTCGGCGGCGGCTACATCGGCATGGAGCTCTCCACTATCCTCGCGAAGATGGGGTGTGACGTGACGGTCGTCGAGATGATGGACGACATCCTCCCGGGCTACGAGGAGGACGTGAAGCGCGTGGTGCGGAAGCGCGCGGAAGAGCTCGGCGTCGACTTCTACTTCGGGCAAGCCGCGAAAGGCTGGGAGCGCGCAGACGACGCCGGAATCGTCGTCACGACGGAGAACGAGGACGGCGAAGAGTCGACGTTCGACGCGGAGAAGGCGTTCGTCGCCGTCGGCCGCCAGCCCGTGCTCGACACGCTCAACCTCGACGCGGCGGGCCTCGAACCGAACGAGCAGGGCCGCCTCGAAACCGACCACACCGGCGAGACGAACGTGGATGGCATCTTCGCCATCGGCGACGTCGCGCCCGGCCCGCAGCTCGCGCACAAGGCGAGCAAGGAGGGCCAGGTCGTCGCCGAAGTCGTCGCCGGCGAGCCCGCCGCGATGGACTATCAGGCCGTTCCCGCGGCGGTCTTCACCGACCCCGAAATCGCCACGGTCGGCCTCACGCAAGCGGAAGCCGAAGAAGAAGGGTTCACTCCGGCAGTGGGCAAATTCCCGTTCTCCGCGTCCGGGCGCGCCCTGACGACGAACGACCACGAGGGCTTCGTCCGCATCGTCGCCGACGGGGATTCGGGATTCATCCTCGGCGCGCAGATCGTCGGTCCCGAAGCCAGCGAGCTCATCGCCGAACTCGGGCTCGCCGTCGAGATGGGCGCGACCCTCGAAGACATCGCCGCGACCATCCACACGCACCCGACGCTCTCCGAGGGCGTGATGGAGGCCGCCGAGCACGCGCTCGGCCACGCCATCCACACCCTCAACCGCTAA
- a CDS encoding alpha-ketoacid dehydrogenase subunit beta, with product MSDTQNLTLVQAVRDGLRGELARDDDVVVMGEDVGKNGGVFRATDDLYEEFGDDRVIDTPLAESGIIGTAVGMAAYGMKPVPEMQFSGFMYPAFDQIVSHVARLRNRSRGRYSVPMTIRAPYGGGIRAPEHHSESKEAFYTHEAGLKVVIPSTPYDTKGLLASAIRDPDPVVFLEPKKIYRSFRQEVPDETYTVPIGEAAVRREGADISVFCWGAMTRPTLEAAENLEGEIDVEVVDLRTMSPMDTETVVESFKKTGRAAVVHEAPQTAGLGAEIAATIQEEALLHQEAPVKRITGFDTPFPLYALEDYYLPEPARITEGIREAVEF from the coding sequence ATGAGTGACACACAGAATCTCACCTTAGTGCAGGCGGTGCGGGACGGGCTCCGCGGCGAGCTCGCCAGGGACGACGACGTCGTCGTGATGGGCGAGGACGTCGGGAAGAACGGCGGGGTGTTCCGCGCGACCGACGACCTCTACGAGGAGTTCGGCGACGACAGAGTCATCGACACGCCGCTCGCCGAGTCGGGCATCATCGGCACGGCCGTCGGGATGGCGGCGTACGGCATGAAGCCGGTCCCCGAGATGCAGTTCTCCGGGTTCATGTATCCGGCGTTCGACCAGATCGTGAGTCACGTCGCGCGCCTCCGGAACCGGAGCCGAGGGCGGTACTCAGTGCCGATGACGATCCGCGCGCCCTACGGCGGCGGCATCCGCGCGCCCGAACACCACTCCGAGTCGAAGGAGGCCTTCTACACCCACGAGGCCGGCCTGAAGGTCGTCATTCCGTCGACGCCGTACGACACGAAGGGGCTGCTCGCGTCCGCGATTCGCGACCCGGACCCGGTCGTCTTCCTCGAACCGAAGAAGATCTATCGCTCCTTCCGTCAGGAAGTCCCGGACGAGACGTACACCGTGCCGATCGGCGAGGCCGCCGTGCGCCGGGAGGGCGCGGACATCTCCGTGTTCTGCTGGGGCGCGATGACCCGGCCCACCCTCGAAGCGGCGGAGAACCTGGAGGGCGAAATCGACGTCGAGGTCGTCGACCTGCGGACGATGAGTCCGATGGACACCGAGACCGTCGTCGAGTCCTTCAAGAAGACCGGGCGCGCGGCGGTCGTGCACGAGGCCCCGCAGACCGCGGGCCTCGGCGCGGAGATCGCCGCGACGATTCAGGAGGAAGCGCTCCTCCACCAGGAAGCCCCCGTGAAGCGCATCACGGGCTTCGACACGCCGTTCCCGCTGTACGCGCTGGAGGACTACTACCTGCCCGAGCCCGCCCGCATCACTGAAGGCATCAGGGAGGCAGTAGAGTTCTAA
- a CDS encoding dihydrolipoamide acetyltransferase family protein, with protein sequence MALREFKLPDVGEGVAEGEIVDWLVEEGDTVTEDQPVAEVETDKAVVEVPSPYNGTVKQIHYPAGEVVKVGSVIVTFEIPDEAGDSEAAEPVVEEGAGAPEAEDATDAGTAESEAPSSSGRTFAPPSVRRLARELGVDLSTVSGSGPSGRVTEGDVRQAAEGGEREDESELTDAVERVEEDAEDAVERMDEEVEAEVPLGEQAAEHAEREKTLAAPATRKLAADEGVDLNAVPTDEERDGEAFVSPEAVTQYARAQREAKAAEERAESSSASATASSASAGEERVESRPYRGIRRTIGKQMAKSKYTAPHVSHHDTVDISDLVEVRAELKERAAEQDVKLTYLPFIMKAVVAALKENPILNSELREDDEEVLVKHYYNIGIAVATDAGLMVPVVKRVDEKGILELAEEVNELAAKARDRSITREEMQGGTFTLTNFGAIGGEYATPIINYPETAILGLGAIDERPVAEDGEVYARPTLPLSLSIDHRVIDGAEGAAFTNKVMEYLNNPTLLLLE encoded by the coding sequence ATGGCGCTGAGAGAGTTCAAGCTCCCCGACGTCGGCGAAGGCGTCGCGGAGGGCGAAATCGTCGACTGGCTCGTCGAGGAGGGCGACACCGTCACGGAAGACCAGCCGGTCGCCGAAGTCGAGACGGACAAGGCCGTCGTCGAGGTGCCGTCGCCCTACAACGGGACGGTCAAACAAATCCACTACCCGGCCGGCGAGGTCGTGAAGGTCGGGAGCGTCATCGTCACGTTCGAGATTCCGGACGAGGCCGGTGACTCCGAGGCGGCGGAGCCCGTCGTCGAGGAGGGCGCTGGCGCGCCCGAAGCCGAAGACGCGACGGACGCGGGCACGGCCGAGTCGGAAGCGCCGTCGTCGAGCGGGCGGACGTTCGCACCGCCGTCCGTGCGGCGGCTCGCGCGCGAACTCGGCGTGGACCTCTCGACCGTGTCCGGCTCGGGGCCGTCCGGACGCGTGACGGAGGGCGACGTCCGGCAGGCCGCAGAAGGCGGCGAACGCGAAGACGAGAGCGAACTCACGGACGCCGTCGAGCGAGTGGAGGAGGACGCCGAGGACGCGGTCGAGCGAATGGACGAAGAAGTCGAAGCCGAGGTGCCGCTCGGCGAGCAGGCAGCGGAGCACGCGGAGCGTGAGAAGACGCTCGCCGCGCCGGCGACGCGGAAGCTCGCCGCGGACGAGGGCGTCGACCTGAACGCGGTGCCGACGGACGAGGAGCGCGACGGCGAGGCGTTCGTCAGCCCGGAGGCCGTGACGCAGTACGCGCGGGCGCAGCGGGAGGCGAAAGCCGCCGAAGAACGAGCTGAATCCTCGTCGGCGTCGGCGACCGCGTCGTCGGCGTCCGCGGGCGAGGAGCGCGTGGAGTCCCGGCCGTATCGGGGGATTCGGCGGACCATCGGGAAGCAGATGGCGAAGTCGAAGTACACCGCGCCGCACGTCTCCCACCACGACACGGTCGACATCTCCGACCTCGTGGAGGTGCGCGCGGAGCTGAAGGAGCGCGCGGCGGAGCAGGACGTGAAGCTCACGTACCTGCCCTTCATCATGAAGGCGGTCGTCGCGGCGCTGAAGGAGAACCCGATTCTGAACTCGGAGCTCCGCGAGGACGACGAGGAGGTGCTCGTCAAGCACTACTACAACATCGGCATCGCGGTGGCCACCGACGCCGGGCTGATGGTGCCCGTCGTGAAGCGCGTCGACGAGAAGGGCATCCTCGAGCTCGCCGAAGAAGTGAACGAGCTCGCGGCGAAAGCCCGGGACCGCTCCATCACGCGCGAGGAGATGCAGGGCGGGACGTTCACGCTCACGAACTTCGGGGCCATCGGCGGCGAGTACGCCACGCCGATCATCAACTATCCCGAGACCGCGATTCTCGGGCTGGGCGCGATCGACGAGCGGCCGGTCGCGGAGGACGGCGAGGTGTACGCGCGCCCGACGCTCCCGCTCTCGCTATCGATCGACCACCGCGTCATCGACGGCGCTGAGGGCGCGGCGTTCACGAACAAGGTGATGGAGTACCTGAACAACCCCACCCTCTTGCTCTTAGAATAA